The DNA window CTACGAGATCTATGAGGGTCGGATCGGCGGCTGGTACGGGCACGAACCCATCGCCTGTACGACCGAGAGTGCCGTTACCGCGACTATCGATCCGGATCTCGGCGATCGCTACTATCTTGTCGTTCCGACCGACACGATTGAAGAAGGCTCACACGGGCGTAACAGCCAGGGTGTCGAGCGGTCTCCGGGGTCGTCGAGTTGTCTCACCCAGACGATTGCGATCTGCCCCTGACCGCTCGCAACGGCCCCACGAGCGTCAGATTTCCCGCGAGTCGTCCGCCGACGAATGCAATCGCCGCCGCGACCGCCCCGACCCACGGCGTCGTACGGATCAGCAAGGCCAGGAGCCCGGCGATACCCGCGATCTCGATAACCGTCGCCCAGGTGATCGGTCGTGTGTAGCGTTGGTGCATGAGGAACGCTCGCTGAACCGACAACAGGACCGACAGCGCCGGGATCGGGATCAGGATCCACGCCGGCAACAGCGCAAATCGATACAACGATTCATCCAGCCCGGACAGGGTCTGAAACCACACACGAGAGAACGGCGTTGCCACGATGAGCGCCAGACCGATACTGGCCGACAGGCCCAGAGTCAGGGCAAAACGGAGCACGGGCCGGCGATAGGACGGATCCCGGGCGAGCATCGTGATGATCACTTCCTGGTAGGCCAGCCCAAGGCTCCGGAACAGAAACGTGAGGGCGTTGATCACCGGAAGAACCGCGAGTGAGTCCAGGGGACGTGGGGCCCGCCCCATGAAGAACGTCACGAGCGGCTGAGCGGCCATGGCCACGACTGACGTCCAGGCGAGTGGTAGATAGAACTGCCAGATCTTCCCGTAGCTGGTCGCGCTCCCCGCCTCCGCATCGTGGGCCGTCAAACGTCGCACCTCGTGGCGGGCCATCCAACGTGCGACGACCGCCTCGGTACAGACCGCGATCGTCAGCGCCGCCGCGCCGAGATAGGCCCCCGCGATCGAGGTTAGGTTGTAGAACGCAACCACCGCGCTCAGCATCGTCAGCAGTCTCACGACCGTCCCGTAAGCGACACGTCGCGGCGACCCGCGACGGATCAACAGGCCCTGGTGAAACCGTCGATAACCGATCGCCGCCGGCCACGGGAGCAGGATCATCAATGCGCCACGGGTCAGATCTGCCACGTGCGGGTCGAGCCCGATGAGCCCCTCGAAGATCGGTCGATAGAGCGGCGTCAGGACAACCAACAACATCGCCGCGGTTGTTCCCAGATTGAGCCAGTGAGTGAATTGTCGTAGACGCAAGAACGTCTCACGCCCGTCCACCAGCGCCGTCGACGCTCCCAGCATCATGATGACGGGTGCCTCGACGATCACCGCGACGGCGAACGCAACGCCGAATGCCGCGAGGTTATAGCGAGGCTCGGCGAGCCGCGCGATGACCGACGCGAGAAGGGGTCCCTCCACCGCCATCATCATCCAGGTGCCGGCCAGCGGGAGCCAGAAGCGAAGAATGTCTCGCTGTCTAAGCTGTGGGTTGTCGGTTCGAGAGCCGGTCAGGAGAAGTCGACCCCCAGGATCACGGCGACGATGATCGCGGCGACCGCGACCGGCGCCACGTAGCGGATGAAGAAGCGCCATGCCCCGTAGTGGAACCAGGCGGGTTGGTTTCCATCCACCAACTCGGACTCCGTCGCCTTGCGGGTCATGAACCAGCCGGCGGCGAGGGTCACGGCGAACCCACCGGTCGGAAGCATCCAGTTGGACACGAAATGATCGGCGGTGGCGAACCAGCCGGGTTTGCCGGCGAAGATCTCGAAGGTTGAGATCGCGGGAACCGCACCGAACGACATCGCCGCCAGGATCGTGAAGACGAAGATCGTGCCGCCACACAGGAGCGTGGCCTTGGCGCGGGCGACCTTGTGCTCGTCGATGACGTAGCTGGCAACCACCTCCAGGAGCGAGATGGTAGACGTGAGCGCCGCCACGGCGACGAGAACGTAGAACATCGGCGCCAGAATCGTTCCGAACGGGACCTCCGAGTAGAACAGCTGCGGGAGCGAAATGAACAGCATGCCGACGGTGGATTTTCCGACCTGTCCGTCCATGCCGGGGACGGAGAAGATCACCGAGAACATGATCACCGTCGCCACCAATGCGATGAGCGTATCGAGAAGGACGATGACCGCGGACGCCTTGACCAGCGACTGCTTACGATCGAGGTACGACCCGTAGGTCACCATGGCGCCCATGCCGAGCGACAGCGTGAAGAACGAGTGACCCAGCGCCTCCAGAATCCCCGATGGTTCCAGCTCCGAGAAATTGGGTCGGAAGATGAAAGACAACGCTTTGCCGGAACCCTCCATACCGATAGCGGCGATAAACAGCATGATCAGGATGCCGAACAGCACCGGCAGCGCAGTCCGCGTGATCCGCTCGATCCCTTTCTGGACGCCGAAGTAGACGACGGAGACGGTCGCCATCGAGAAGACCATGGAGAGCCCCAGCTGGAGCCCCCCGTTGCCGGCCTGACTGCCGAACAGATCTCCGGTGGCAAGATCCGCCGGAAATCCGTTGAGGCTCCATCCCAGCGACTTCCAGAAATAGAACAGGGACCAGCCGGCGATCACCGTGTAATAACTGAGGAGGATGAAACCGCAGAAGACACCCCAGAGGCCGACGATGCCCCAGGCGGGACCCACGGCGTGCTTGAGGGCGCCCACGACACTCTTCTGACTGGTCCTTCCGATCAGCAGTTCGGCCATCATGATGGGGAGGCCGACCGCCAGAATGCAGATCAGGTAGGTCAGGACAAACGCGCCACCCTGGTTGTTCCACGTAATGAA is part of the Acidobacteriota bacterium genome and encodes:
- a CDS encoding sodium-dependent transporter, with the translated sequence MEQKRGHWTSSAGFILAATGSAIGLGNLWKFPFITWNNQGGAFVLTYLICILAVGLPIMMAELLIGRTSQKSVVGALKHAVGPAWGIVGLWGVFCGFILLSYYTVIAGWSLFYFWKSLGWSLNGFPADLATGDLFGSQAGNGGLQLGLSMVFSMATVSVVYFGVQKGIERITRTALPVLFGILIMLFIAAIGMEGSGKALSFIFRPNFSELEPSGILEALGHSFFTLSLGMGAMVTYGSYLDRKQSLVKASAVIVLLDTLIALVATVIMFSVIFSVPGMDGQVGKSTVGMLFISLPQLFYSEVPFGTILAPMFYVLVAVAALTSTISLLEVVASYVIDEHKVARAKATLLCGGTIFVFTILAAMSFGAVPAISTFEIFAGKPGWFATADHFVSNWMLPTGGFAVTLAAGWFMTRKATESELVDGNQPAWFHYGAWRFFIRYVAPVAVAAIIVAVILGVDFS